One window of Triticum dicoccoides isolate Atlit2015 ecotype Zavitan chromosome 5A, WEW_v2.0, whole genome shotgun sequence genomic DNA carries:
- the LOC119303941 gene encoding uncharacterized protein LOC119303941, with the protein MPATMPLTLSPPRLLLHHHRHGQAKLQQQRSTAGFAVLPRRAARLRCAPDEVAATAAEPEQQGEEEEFVLLASNRSDFNEVIMVIDSPSNRYLVLDPSRNVHSILPKKSAWTNSYWDEFVSLPPVVPRGPVALLGLGAGTAAHMMLEVWPWIQLIGWEIDPTIIELSRDYFGMSNLEKTTELGGSLSVRIGDALSPSATVEGGFAGVVVDLFADGKVLPQLQEAETWLEIAKKLMPDGRIMVNCGGADTPVSLAADTGVSSWVQNPTIKALCSAFPGQLNWKRLSEKESVNYVALTGPLPDLEEWSTSVPSELSPRVKQWVPCELA; encoded by the exons ATGCCCGCCACCATGCCGCTAACCTTGTCCccgccccgcctcctcctccaccaccaccgccacggcCAAGCCAAGCTCCAGCAGCAGCGCTCCACCGCCGGCTTCGCGGTCCTCCCGCGCCGCGCCGCTCGGCTCCGCTGCGCCCCCGACGAGGTCGCGGCCACAGCCGCCGAGCCCGAGcagcagggggaggaggaggagttcgtgCTCCTCGCCTCCAACCGCAGCGACTTCAACGAGGTCATCATGGTCATCGACTCGCCCTCCAACCGCTACCTCGTCCTCGACCCCAGCC GGAATGTCCACAGCATTCTCCCCAAGAAGAGCGCCTGGACCAATTCCTACTGG GATGAGTTCGTCAGCCTACCTCCCGTTGTTCCACGTGGTCCTGTTGCACTTCTAGGTTTG GGTGCTGGGACAGCAGCACATATGATGCTAGAAGTTTGGCCCTGGATACAACTTATTGGATGGGAGATTGATCCGACG ATAATTGAATTGTCGAGGGATTATTTTGGTATGTCCAATTTAGAGAAGACCACGGAATTAGGTGGTTCACTTTCGGTGCGTATAGGCGATGCACTTTCCCCATCAGCTACAGTTGAAGGAGGATTTGCTG GCGTTGTTGTTGATTTATTTGCTGATGGAAAAGTCTTACCTCAGCTACAAGAA GCTGAAACTTGGCTAGAGATTGCAAAAAAGCTCATGCCAGATGGTCGAATCATGGTCAACTGCGGCGGAGCAGATACCCCCGTATCTCTTGCTGCTGACACGGGTGTTTCGTCTTGGGTCCAGAATCCTACAATCAAGGCTCTGTGCTCCGCGTTCCCTGGGCAG CTAAACTGGAAGAGACTTTCGGAGAAGGAGAGTGTAAACTACGTCGCGTTGACGGGTCCCCTTCCAGACCTGGAGGAGTGGTCAACCTCGGTTCCTAGCGAGCTAAGCCCAAGAGTGAAACAATGGGTGCCTTGCGAGCTCGCGTGA